In a genomic window of Mastacembelus armatus chromosome 3, fMasArm1.2, whole genome shotgun sequence:
- the syt9a gene encoding synaptotagmin-9 has translation MPGDIDDEICQKALELLSDLCSKGEVQNENCLDFIYYFRDLARPRYTDSDISVSLLSLVVTACGLALFGVSLFVSWKLCWIPWRERGPSPTTKEAHVHLNPTISPLPSQPTPRQPVYTAVDPPIPTPEAAMKISHTSPDIPLDAKSKSQENGVHTNPRMQRQTTEPHPSGRSIQGSIRRHMNLSNPDFNVAQFQRQDSLTGMGLSLGRLKPELYKQRSLEGDEGGRRGGGCGRLHFILKFDCDLEQLIVKIHKAEDLPAKDFSGTSDPYVKIYLLPDRKTKHQTKVHRKTLNPVFDEVFLFPVAYSELPTRKLHFSVYDFDRFSRHDIIGQVVVDNFLDLADFPRETKLCRDIQYVSSDNVDLGDLMFSLCYLPTAGRLTITMIKARNLKAMDITGASDPYVKVSLMCDGRRLKKRKTSTKRNTLNPVYNEAIVFDVPPENIEQISLLIAVMDYDRVGHNEVIGVCRVGTDGDSLGRHHWSEMLTCPRKPVAHWHPLIEVR, from the exons ATGCCTGGAGACATTGATGACGAGATTTGTCAAAAGGCACTTGAACTCCTGTCAGATCTCTGTTCGAAAGGGGAAGTGCAGAACGAAAACTGCCTGGATTTTATCTACTATTTTCGAGACCTTGCCAGGCCCCGCTATACTGATTCAG ATATATCGGTGAGTCTGTTGTCACTAGTAGTGACTGCCTGTGGCTTGGCACTATTTGGGGTCTCCCTCTTTGTATCCTGGAAGCTCTGCTGGATACCATGGAGGGAGCGTGGGCCCTCTCCCACCACCAAAGAGGCCCATGTGCACCTCAATCCCACCATAAGTCCTCTGCCCTCGCAACCCACACCCAGACAGCCAGTCTACACAGCTGTGGACCCACCAATAC CCACACCTGAGGCAGCTATGAAGATCAGTCACACATCTCCAGATATCCCACTGGATGCCAAGAGTAAAAGCCAGGAAAATGGGGTTCACACTAACCCTCGTATGCAGAGACAGACCACTGAACCTCACCCATCTGGTCGCTCAAT ACAAGGGTCCATTCGCAGACATATGAACCTGTCAAACCCTGACTTCAATGTGGCCCAGTTCCAAAGGCAGGACTCCCTGACAGGGATGGGGCTGAGCCTTGGGCGCCTCAAACCTGAGCTCTACAAACAGCGCTCCCTTGAGGGGGATGAAGGCGGTCGCCGAGGAGGAGGCTGTGGACGCCTTCACTTCATCCTCAAATTTGACTGTGATCTGGAACAGTTAATAGTTAAGATCCACAAAGCGGAGGACCTCCCAGCTAAGGACTTTTCTGGTACCTCTGACCCTTATGTTAAGATCTACCTGCTACCAGATCGTAAGACCAAGCACCAGACTAAGGTGCATcgcaagacactgaaccctgTGTTTGATGAGGTCTTCCTTTTTCCTGTGGCATATTCTGAGCTTCCCACACGTAAGCTGCACTTCAGTGTCTATGACTTTGACCGCTTTTCACGCCATGACATTATTGGCCAAGTGGTTGTGGACAACTTCCTGGACCTGGCAGATTTCCCCAGGGAGACAAAACTCTGCCGGGACATTCAGTATGTCTCCTCG GATAACGTGGATCTTGGGGATCTGATGTTTTCACTCTGTTACTTGCCTACAGCAGGCAGATTGACCATTACCATGATAAAGGCTCGAAATCTCAAGGCTATGGATATCACTGGTGCATCTG ATCCATACGTGAAGGTTTCACTAATGTGTGATGGTCGCAGAttgaaaaagaggaagacaTCTACAAAGAGGAACACTTTGAATCCAGTCTACAATGAGGCCATTGTCTTTGATGTCCCTCCAGAAAACATAGAGCAGATCAGCCTCTTGATTGCAGTGATGGACTATGACCG TGTTGGCCATAATGAGGTCATTGGTGTGTGTCGAGTTGGCACTGACGGAGATAGCCTCGGTCGACACCACTGGAGTGAAATGCTCACATGTCCTCGAAAACCTGTCGCCCACTGGCATCCTCTTATTGAGGTGAGGTGA